Genomic DNA from Spirochaetales bacterium:
GATTCCTCCTTTGTCGGCATCAAGTATGATCGTTGCCACCGCATCGGCAAAAAAATCGATGGGAATAATATTGATACGGCCCGTTTCCCTGCCGATGATACGCAGGGGAAGAAAAAGAGTCCCGTCTGATTCCTTTTTTACTCCAATCTCACCTGCCCTCGTCCCTCCATGTTCGGCAATATCGGCTTCATACATATTTCCTAGAAAACAGAGGGCTTTTATGGGAAAATAAAGGGCATTAAAACGGAGGCATTTTCCGGTACGGGAATGTCCATAGACGATCGATGGCCTGAAAATATTCAATGGTATATGATAGTGTCCGCAGAAATCAGTGACAATGTGTTCTCCCCTGCATTTGCTTTCTTCATATACATTATTGAAACGGCCCGGCGCATGCAGTTTTTCAGGCACTCTGCCATTATGACATCCGGCTGAATAGGCAGTACTGATATGGTGAAAAAAATCGACCTGCGCAATTCGGGCATATTCGAGAATGCGGTTCAGGCTGAAGACATTCGTTTTGAAAACCCCTTCACGTTTCCTCTCTGAAAATGATGTATCGGCCGCGCAGTGGATAATCTGATCCGTTTCCCGAGCCAGCGAGTGATAATGATTACCCGTCAATCCGAAACACGGCTGATCCAGCCAGCCTTCCACGACGCGGTATTGCAAGGCGGTACTGTTTGCAAGGTTATGGAAGCGCAATAACGATTCGAAGCGTTTAAAAGCCGATTTTCTGCCGGAAGGACGGATCAAAACGATGACCCGATATCCCCGTTGCAGCAGTTCAGCACATAAAAACCCGCCTAAAAAACCCGTCGCACCGGTCAAAAAAAAAGTTTTTTTCTTTTTGTCTGTTCCCTTATGAAACATTACGTTGTTCACCATTCCCGGGATCAGGTATATAAAAGGTTTTCGGATCTGCAAAACCCCTGATACAAGGTGTATTTAATCCATTTCAATCCTTTGTAACGTCCACTGAAGTCTTCGATCATTGCCGCAACCTCACCGATCGATGCACGCATTTTTTCGATTTCATGCTCATCGGTATGATCGATGTAATAATCATACTCGAACACTCCCCGTTTTCCTTGATCGATGGGAGTCAAAAAACCAAAATCGGCCTTGATATCATGTTTATCCGCGATACGCTTGAATTGCTTATCAAGATCAAAAATGATGATGGGATCGGCAAGCGGAACATACAGAATAAAGGCCACAACGTGTTTGTATCTGCCCATCCGGGAACTAAGTATACGGAACATGTTCAACCAGACCAGGTCCGTCATTGCTTCATTTTTATAGACTTCGGTAAAGAATTCCCTCATATCTTCATCAAAAGCCCCGGCCAATACGTCGGGTGACGGCCTGATGGCCGCTTCGAGCAACGGATATAACTCTTTTTTAGCAATAATCTCAAAAGGATATGCATCATCATCAAAATCCTTGAGGATATCAAGCCATCCGCTTGAGGCTATATTCGGAAATCCGAGAAACAGCGTCCTGAAAAGCCTGTTATCGATAACGGGAACACCCATTTTAATCACTGATTCGATACACCAGGAGTCTCCGATAACAAGGACGAGATATTGTATCCCAACGTTCTTGCTGAATACTTCTTTCATCGTGGAAGCGAGGCCGGCTGTCGGTGCCATAAATGTGGAGATATATTCGCCGCCGAGGATACCGGCCGCGGATCCCATTCTCCGAATTGCCAGATCACGTATAAACGTTATCGCGGTGATAAAATCCGGAAAAGGTATTAGTATTCCCTTTTCATCTTCGAGCAACGGATACAACTTGATACTCACGCCGGTACATATCCCGGAAAGCGGTTTTTCTTCCTTATTATATGAAAAC
This window encodes:
- a CDS encoding SDR family oxidoreductase — translated: MFHKGTDKKKKTFFLTGATGFLGGFLCAELLQRGYRVIVLIRPSGRKSAFKRFESLLRFHNLANSTALQYRVVEGWLDQPCFGLTGNHYHSLARETDQIIHCAADTSFSERKREGVFKTNVFSLNRILEYARIAQVDFFHHISTAYSAGCHNGRVPEKLHAPGRFNNVYEESKCRGEHIVTDFCGHYHIPLNIFRPSIVYGHSRTGKCLRFNALYFPIKALCFLGNMYEADIAEHGGTRAGEIGVKKESDGTLFLPLRIIGRETGRINIIPIDFFADAVATIILDADKGGIFHIVDSRSRTLRELVSFVRKYFHFSGIEVVDIDNKTKVERNALEVLFDNYIRIYGPYMQDERIFDHTNTSEILSGYGIQCRRFSYEVFETIIAYAVGMDWGKDIDV
- a CDS encoding FAD-binding oxidoreductase — protein: MINKEAAMIASQCRHYAMCKIDYLGTGLCPSAAGGAFVSFYPQGRMDLYTYIAAGRIPVTAGLIDIADTCTLCGICDRQCCFITELRPVVVMKALKEYVAAFKSRNEKPVSVASDDVLDALRNIVGGKNASNDPAILCTYANDPCPLSQPVFPSHVVLPGTEEEISLIVRYCADNNVPYTVRGNGGSVMGFVMSKGVVIDVNRMQNIEFDEENFCVHVEPGVTAFNVQREAVKRGFRVNTAEPSAMIAANLMCSGIFSLFSHSYGISADNYINARFVGPDGSRFNLNQIDAPNLFSYNKEEKPLSGICTGVSIKLYPLLEDEKGILIPFPDFITAITFIRDLAIRRMGSAAGILGGEYISTFMAPTAGLASTMKEVFSKNVGIQYLVLVIGDSWCIESVIKMGVPVIDNRLFRTLFLGFPNIASSGWLDILKDFDDDAYPFEIIAKKELYPLLEAAIRPSPDVLAGAFDEDMREFFTEVYKNEAMTDLVWLNMFRILSSRMGRYKHVVAFILYVPLADPIIIFDLDKQFKRIADKHDIKADFGFLTPIDQGKRGVFEYDYYIDHTDEHEIEKMRASIGEVAAMIEDFSGRYKGLKWIKYTLYQGFCRSENLLYT